Genomic segment of Pseudalkalibacillus hwajinpoensis:
ACGTTTAGTGGGGAAAGACTTCCTTCAATTCGGATCCCGTATTCATCGTGGAATTCATCTCTCAAATGATGTGGTATAAGGTGCAGTGGATCTTCGTGCATAGGACAGCCTTTAATCGCATAAACAGCCCCAGACTCTTCATGAGAATATTTCTCCAGTCCTCTTTTCAGCACCGTAACAAGAGTTGATTTACCACCACTTACTGGTCCCATCAATAAGAGAATACGTTTTCTGACATCTAACCTTTTGGCAGCAGGGTGAAAGTATTCTTCTACCAGACGTTCGATTGCTTCCTCAAGTCCATAAAGCTCTTCAGAGAAGAAAGAATAACTTCTTTTCCCATCAACCTCATCAATCCCTGCATCTCTTATCATATTATAAACACGTGAATGAGCTGACTGCGCTACTTCAGGTCGTTCCCGGATAATGTCTAAATACTCGCTGAAGGTTCCTTCCCACTTCAGCCGCCTCTCTTCTTCTCGATGCTGCTGGATTTTACGTAAGATATCCATTAAGAGCCCCCTCCAAGTTTGGTTCATCGGATTTAATACATGTTATGCGGGGATGTCCAATAACATTCGGCTTTCTTTCCAATGATTCAATCGAGTCTTTATAGGGTTTCTGCTCAGTTATGAAAAAAGTCCAAAATAAAAGAACCGGTTGCCCGGCTCTCATCTTTACGTATGATAAACTACTGTAAATTCGCTTAGTTCATTTCCTGTTGCTGGAGATTTTTCTTTCGATTCGCGCTTTTCTTTATGAGCGTTCTTAAATGAATCGGAGTGCACCCAATTCTGATAAGCCTCTTCACTTTCCCATTTCGTAAATACAATAAGCTTTCCGTTTTCAGCCGACTGTTCAAGAAATAGAAACTCCAAGCAACCATCAACATTCTTCATACTATCAGCACTTTTCCCAAAACGTTGCTTCATCATGTCTTTTGCTTCATCAGGGACCTTCAATTCATTCATCACAACATACATAAAATAAATCCTCCTTTAGGTTTCTCTCTCTATCCTATCGAATAACGACGTTTTTTTCCAATTCAAACAACTCCTCACTACAAGAATTCCCCTCAAAACATTCACACCTTCCCGCACATGGTTTATAATGAGAGTTAGATTTGGACACAATTTTACCTGAGGAGGATGAGACCATGAGTTTCCTGGGTATTTTAGTAGTAATCCTAGCTTTCCTAGCAGCCATCTTTACAGCTGGCTACAACGACCGACCAAGCAAAACCAAAAAAGGTAGTAGGTAAAACGAAAAGCGAAGACGAGCGTTTAGAAACGGAGATATTGGAACTCTTGAACTAGAACACGCCTTTTGTGTTCTGGTGAAAGAGTGAAATATCGCAGTTTCTGCGAGTCGTAGCTAGACACGAAAAGCGAAAGTGGGCGGTTAAATCCGCAGGGCGTTGGAACCCATGAGAATGAGACGCTTTTTGTCTCAATCGATTGGGTGAAACAACCGGAGGATTTGCCCACTATAGCTAGACACGAAAAGCGAAGACGAGCGTTCAAAAACAAAGTTTTTGAACGCTGAAATACGCTTAAACTTCTATCAAAAAAAAGAACGACTTTCAGCTCTTTGCTGAAAGTCGTTCTTTTTTATTTCATCCCAGGATAACTTTGCTGTCTTAGTGCTTCATATACCATAATAGCAGCAGTATTTGAAAGGTTGAGAGCACGAACATGA
This window contains:
- a CDS encoding antibiotic biosynthesis monooxygenase family protein, with the translated sequence MYVVMNELKVPDEAKDMMKQRFGKSADSMKNVDGCLEFLFLEQSAENGKLIVFTKWESEEAYQNWVHSDSFKNAHKEKRESKEKSPATGNELSEFTVVYHT